Proteins encoded within one genomic window of Citrobacter amalonaticus Y19:
- a CDS encoding YggL family protein, with product MAKNRSRRLRKKMHIDEFQELGFSVAWRFPEGTSEEQVDKIVDDFINDVIEPNKLAFDGSGYLAWEGLICMQEIGKCTEEHQAIVRKWLEEQKLEEVRTSELFDVWWD from the coding sequence ATGGCAAAGAACCGTAGCCGTCGTCTGCGTAAAAAAATGCACATCGACGAATTCCAGGAATTAGGGTTTTCGGTTGCATGGCGTTTTCCGGAAGGCACATCTGAAGAGCAGGTTGATAAAATCGTTGATGACTTTATCAATGACGTTATTGAACCGAACAAGCTGGCCTTTGACGGCAGCGGTTATCTGGCCTGGGAAGGTCTGATCTGCATGCAGGAAATCGGCAAATGCACCGAAGAGCATCAGGCGATTGTGCGTAAGTGGCTGGAAGAGCAGAAACTTGAAGAAGTGCGTACCAGCGAACTTTTCGACGTTTGGTGGGACTAA
- a CDS encoding ornithine decarboxylase, with protein MKSMNIAASRELVSRLSTHRGVVALDSTDFTDVAAVVMTVADSRSGILALLKRTGFHLPVFILTEEIMDLPSGATALISGNAQEWLELESAACLYEEDLLPPFYDTLTQYVEMKNSTFACPGHQHGAFFKKHPAGRHFYDFFGENVFRADMCNADVKLGDLLIHEGSAKHAQKFAAKVFHADKTYFVLNGTSAANKVVTNALLTRGDLVLFDRNNHKSNHHGALIQAGATPVYLEAARNPFGFIGGIDERCFDEAYLREQIREVAAEKAELPRPFRLAIIQLGTYDGTIYNARQVIDKIGHLCDYILFDSAWVGYEQFIPMMADGSPLLLELNENDPGIFVTQSVHKQQAGFSQTSQIHKKDNHIRGQARFCPHKRLNNAFMLHASTSPFYPLFAALDVNAKIHEGESGRRLWAECVTLGIEARKAILGRCKLLQPFIPPVVDGQAWQSYPTEVIARERRFFSFAPGAKWHGFEGYADDQYFVDPCKLLLTTPGIDAQTRRYTDFGIPATILAHYLRENGIVPEKCDLNSILFLLTPAESPEKMAHLTAMLAQFEQHIEDDTPLAQVLPTIFNKYPVRYRDYTLRELCQEMHDLYVSFDVKDLQKAMFRQESFPAVVMNPQDAHSAFIRGDVELVRIRDAEGRIAAEGALPYPPGVLCVVPGEVWGGAVQRYFLALEEGVNMLPGFSPELQGVYSETDADGIKRLYGYVLK; from the coding sequence ATGAAATCAATGAACATTGCCGCCAGTCGTGAGCTGGTCTCTCGTTTATCTACTCATCGCGGCGTTGTGGCGTTGGACAGTACCGATTTTACCGATGTCGCGGCGGTCGTCATGACCGTTGCCGATAGCCGTAGCGGCATTCTTGCTCTGCTCAAACGTACGGGCTTTCATCTGCCGGTCTTTATTCTTACTGAAGAGATAATGGATCTACCTTCAGGCGCGACGGCGCTCATTAGCGGAAATGCACAGGAGTGGCTGGAGCTGGAATCAGCCGCCTGTCTGTATGAGGAAGACCTTCTGCCGCCGTTTTACGACACGCTGACGCAGTATGTGGAAATGAAGAACAGCACGTTCGCTTGTCCAGGGCATCAGCACGGCGCGTTCTTTAAAAAGCACCCGGCCGGACGCCACTTCTATGATTTCTTTGGCGAAAATGTCTTTCGCGCGGATATGTGCAATGCCGACGTGAAGCTCGGCGATCTGCTGATTCACGAAGGTTCGGCCAAACATGCGCAGAAGTTTGCCGCAAAAGTCTTTCACGCCGATAAAACCTATTTCGTTCTGAACGGCACGTCGGCAGCGAATAAAGTAGTCACCAATGCGCTACTGACGCGTGGCGATCTGGTGCTGTTCGATCGCAACAACCACAAATCGAATCATCACGGTGCGCTGATTCAGGCAGGAGCGACCCCGGTCTATCTGGAGGCCGCTCGCAACCCGTTTGGTTTTATTGGCGGGATCGATGAGCGCTGCTTCGATGAAGCGTATCTGCGCGAACAGATCCGCGAAGTGGCAGCGGAAAAGGCGGAGCTGCCGCGCCCCTTCAGACTGGCAATCATCCAGTTGGGAACCTACGACGGAACAATCTACAACGCGCGTCAGGTGATCGACAAAATTGGTCATCTCTGTGACTACATCCTGTTTGATTCTGCCTGGGTTGGTTACGAGCAGTTTATCCCGATGATGGCAGACGGTTCGCCGCTGCTGCTGGAACTGAATGAAAACGATCCGGGTATTTTCGTCACCCAGTCGGTGCATAAGCAGCAGGCCGGGTTTTCGCAGACTTCGCAGATCCACAAGAAAGATAATCACATTCGCGGCCAGGCGCGTTTCTGCCCGCATAAGCGGCTGAACAATGCGTTCATGCTGCATGCCTCAACCAGTCCGTTTTACCCGCTGTTTGCCGCGCTGGACGTCAATGCCAAAATCCACGAAGGGGAAAGTGGCCGACGCCTGTGGGCAGAATGTGTGACGTTGGGGATTGAGGCACGTAAAGCGATCCTTGGCCGTTGTAAGCTGCTTCAACCGTTCATTCCACCGGTTGTTGACGGTCAAGCGTGGCAGTCGTATCCCACCGAGGTGATTGCCCGCGAACGGCGCTTCTTCAGCTTTGCGCCGGGCGCAAAATGGCACGGCTTTGAAGGGTATGCCGACGATCAGTATTTTGTCGATCCGTGCAAGTTGTTGCTCACCACGCCGGGCATTGATGCGCAGACAAGGCGTTATACCGATTTTGGTATTCCGGCGACCATTCTGGCCCACTACCTGCGCGAAAACGGTATTGTGCCGGAGAAATGCGATCTCAACTCGATTCTGTTCCTGCTGACGCCCGCCGAGAGCCCGGAAAAGATGGCGCATCTGACGGCGATGCTGGCGCAGTTCGAACAGCATATCGAAGACGATACTCCGCTTGCGCAGGTGCTCCCGACCATCTTCAATAAATATCCGGTGCGCTATCGCGATTACACCCTGCGCGAACTGTGCCAGGAGATGCACGATCTGTACGTCAGCTTTGACGTGAAGGACCTGCAAAAAGCGATGTTCCGTCAGGAGAGTTTCCCGGCGGTGGTGATGAACCCGCAGGATGCCCACAGCGCCTTTATTCGTGGTGATGTTGAACTGGTGCGCATTCGTGATGCCGAAGGCCGTATCGCGGCGGAAGGGGCGCTGCCGTATCCTCCTGGTGTGCTCTGCGTGGTGCCGGGCGAAGTCTGGGGCGGTGCGGTACAGCGTTATTTCCTGGCGCTGGAAGAAGGGGTCAACATGCTGCCGGGGTTCTCACCGGAGTTGCAGGGTGTTTACAGTGAAACCGATGCTGACGGCATTAAGCGGTTGTACGGGTATGTTTTGAAGTAA
- the mutY gene encoding A/G-specific adenine glycosylase: protein MQASQFSAQVLDWYDKYGRKTLPWQIDKTPYKVWLSEVMLQQTQVTTVIPYFERFMAHFPTVVDLANAPLDEVLHLWTGLGYYARARNLHKAAQQVATRHKGVFPETFEEVAALPGVGRSTAGAVLSLSLGKPFPILDGNVKRVLARCYAVSGWPGKKEVEKKLWDLSEQVTPVKGVERFNQAMMDLGAMVCTRSKPKCSLCPLQNGCIAFANDSWSLYPGKKPKQTLPERTGYFLLLQHLDDVLLAQRPPSGLWGGLFCFPQFASEEELREWLAQRHVNADNLTQLNAFRHTFSHFHLDIVPMWLTVSSCGSCMDEGNALWYNLAQPPSVGLAAPVERLLQQLRTGAPV, encoded by the coding sequence ATGCAAGCGTCTCAATTTTCAGCCCAGGTTCTGGACTGGTACGATAAATACGGGCGAAAAACCCTGCCCTGGCAAATTGATAAGACGCCTTACAAAGTATGGCTCTCAGAAGTGATGCTGCAACAGACCCAGGTTACGACGGTTATCCCTTACTTTGAACGGTTTATGGCCCATTTTCCGACAGTAGTCGACCTCGCCAACGCGCCGCTGGACGAAGTACTCCACCTGTGGACGGGGCTCGGCTACTACGCCCGGGCGCGCAACCTGCACAAGGCGGCGCAACAGGTTGCCACACGGCATAAGGGCGTTTTCCCGGAAACCTTTGAAGAGGTGGCGGCGCTTCCCGGCGTCGGACGTTCAACCGCAGGCGCCGTGCTGTCACTCTCGCTGGGTAAACCTTTTCCGATTCTTGACGGTAACGTTAAACGCGTGCTGGCGCGCTGCTATGCTGTTAGCGGCTGGCCAGGCAAAAAAGAGGTCGAGAAAAAGCTCTGGGATCTGAGCGAGCAGGTTACGCCAGTGAAAGGTGTGGAGCGTTTTAACCAGGCAATGATGGATTTAGGCGCGATGGTGTGTACGCGCTCAAAACCGAAATGCTCGCTGTGCCCGTTGCAAAACGGTTGTATCGCCTTTGCGAACGACAGTTGGTCGCTTTACCCCGGCAAGAAGCCAAAGCAGACGCTGCCAGAGCGGACAGGCTATTTTCTGCTGCTGCAACATCTGGATGACGTCCTGCTGGCACAGCGCCCGCCGAGCGGACTCTGGGGCGGCTTATTTTGCTTTCCGCAGTTTGCCAGTGAAGAGGAATTACGGGAATGGCTGGCGCAACGGCATGTTAACGCTGATAATTTGACCCAACTTAACGCGTTTCGCCATACCTTCAGCCATTTCCATCTGGATATTGTGCCTATGTGGCTTACTGTGTCCTCATGCGGTTCATGCATGGATGAAGGCAACGCGCTCTGGTATAACTTAGCGCAACCGCCATCCGTTGGCCTGGCGGCTCCGGTGGAGCGTTTATTACAGCAGTTACGTACCGGTGCCCCCGTTTAA
- a CDS encoding nucleoside permease — protein sequence MNLKLQLKILSFLQFCLWGSWLTTLGSYMFVTLKFDGASIGAVYSSLGIAAVLMPTLLGIVADKWLSAKWVYAICHVVGAITLFIAAEVTTPGAMFFVILLNSLAYMPTLGLINTISYYRLQNAGMDIITDFPPIRIWGTIGFIVAMWAVSFSGFELSHMQLYIGAALSVVLVLFTLTLPHIPVANQQKNQSWTSMLGLDAFALFKNKRMAIFFIFSMMLGAELQITNMFGNTFLHSFDNNPLFSGSFIVEHASVMMSISQISETLFILTIPFFLSRYGIKNVMLISIVAWMLRFGLFAYGDPSPFGTVLLVLSMIVYGCAFDFFNISGSVFVEKEVRPEIRASAQGMFLMMTNGFGCILGGVVSGKVVEYYTLNGITDWQTVWLIFAGYSLVLAFAFVALFKYKHVRVPTGTQTVAH from the coding sequence ATGAATCTTAAGCTGCAGCTGAAAATACTCTCTTTTCTGCAGTTCTGCCTGTGGGGAAGTTGGCTGACAACCCTCGGATCCTATATGTTTGTCACCCTCAAATTTGACGGTGCTTCCATTGGTGCAGTCTACAGTTCACTGGGGATCGCGGCGGTACTGATGCCGACGCTGTTGGGAATTGTGGCGGACAAATGGCTCAGTGCAAAATGGGTCTACGCCATCTGTCACGTGGTGGGCGCGATAACGCTGTTCATCGCCGCTGAGGTCACGACGCCGGGAGCGATGTTCTTCGTGATCCTGCTTAACTCGCTGGCGTATATGCCAACGCTTGGGCTTATCAACACTATTTCCTATTATCGCTTGCAGAACGCAGGCATGGACATTATCACCGACTTCCCGCCGATTCGTATCTGGGGCACCATCGGTTTCATCGTCGCCATGTGGGCCGTGAGCTTCTCCGGTTTCGAACTGAGCCATATGCAATTGTATATTGGCGCGGCGCTCTCTGTGGTACTGGTGCTGTTTACGTTGACCCTGCCGCACATTCCGGTGGCGAATCAGCAGAAGAATCAAAGCTGGACCTCTATGCTGGGTCTGGATGCCTTCGCGCTGTTTAAGAACAAGCGTATGGCTATCTTCTTCATCTTCTCGATGATGCTCGGCGCGGAACTGCAAATCACCAACATGTTCGGGAACACCTTCCTGCACAGCTTCGATAACAACCCACTGTTCTCTGGAAGTTTTATCGTTGAACACGCATCGGTGATGATGTCGATCTCGCAGATTTCCGAAACCCTGTTCATCCTGACCATTCCGTTCTTCCTGAGCCGTTACGGGATCAAGAACGTGATGCTTATCAGTATCGTAGCGTGGATGTTGCGCTTCGGCCTGTTCGCCTACGGCGACCCAAGCCCGTTTGGTACTGTACTGCTGGTTCTGTCGATGATTGTTTACGGCTGCGCCTTCGACTTCTTCAACATCTCCGGTTCGGTGTTCGTTGAGAAAGAAGTTCGCCCGGAAATTCGCGCCAGTGCGCAGGGTATGTTCCTGATGATGACCAACGGCTTCGGCTGTATCCTCGGCGGCGTGGTGAGCGGGAAAGTGGTGGAGTATTACACTCTGAACGGCATTACCGACTGGCAGACCGTGTGGCTGATTTTTGCCGGCTACTCACTGGTTCTGGCCTTTGCCTTCGTGGCGCTGTTCAAGTACAAACACGTTCGCGTACCGACTGGCACGCAGACCGTCGCACATTAA
- a CDS encoding DUF2884 domain-containing protein, translating into MMRKTLLAAALSVTAMTAHADYQCSVTPRDDVILSPQTVQVTGENGNLVITPDGNVMFNGKQYTLTAAQREQAKDYQAELRSALPWIDEGARNRVEKGRVALDKIIAKEVGESSNMRGRLTKLDAQLKAQMNRIIEHRTDGLTFHYKAIDQVRADGQQLVNQAMGGILQDSINEMGAKAVLKGGGNPLQGVLGSLGGLQTAIQDEWKNQEKDFQQFGKDVCSRVVTLEDNRKALVSTLK; encoded by the coding sequence ATGATGCGCAAAACGCTGCTGGCGGCAGCCCTTTCTGTAACGGCGATGACCGCTCATGCAGACTACCAGTGCAGCGTCACACCGCGTGACGATGTGATTCTGAGCCCACAAACGGTGCAGGTGACGGGTGAAAATGGCAACCTGGTGATCACGCCGGATGGCAACGTGATGTTCAACGGCAAGCAATACACGCTGACCGCCGCACAGCGCGAGCAGGCGAAAGATTACCAGGCTGAACTGCGCAGCGCGCTGCCGTGGATTGACGAAGGCGCCAGAAATCGAGTCGAAAAAGGGCGCGTGGCGCTGGATAAAATTATCGCCAAAGAAGTCGGCGAGAGCAGCAACATGCGGGGGCGTCTGACGAAGCTGGATGCCCAGTTGAAAGCGCAAATGAACCGGATTATCGAGCATCGCACCGACGGCCTGACCTTCCACTACAAGGCTATCGATCAGGTTCGTGCTGACGGTCAGCAGTTGGTGAACCAGGCGATGGGCGGCATTTTACAGGACAGCATCAATGAAATGGGTGCGAAAGCCGTCCTGAAAGGCGGCGGCAATCCGCTGCAGGGCGTGCTTGGCAGCCTCGGCGGACTCCAGACGGCGATTCAGGACGAATGGAAGAATCAGGAAAAAGATTTCCAGCAGTTCGGTAAAGACGTGTGCAGCCGCGTGGTGACTCTGGAAGATAACCGCAAGGCGCTGGTCAGCACCCTTAAATAA
- a CDS encoding tyrosine-type recombinase/integrase has product MNNAFEQVLDDYFFSKSLRPATEWSYRKVVRSFISFSGEGISPEQVDKTLVLTWRRKIIHEEGLSRTTWNNKVTHMRAIFNHAIVNGLVTMRENPFNGVITRPDVKRKKTLTDVQMNKIYLHMQAREEDERTGMMELRKSALRPAWFWLTVLDALRRTGMRQNQLLHIRLEDVNFEHRWINLRPEGSKNHKEHRVPITENLRPRLERLYNLSLERGAKMQDQLFNLSRFDGRKNEISSNMDYPPLRAFFRRLSRECGFTVSPHRFRHTIATNLMRLPDRNLKMAQDLLGHSTPAVTLEYVESDLDKVRDMLEELDAA; this is encoded by the coding sequence ATGAACAATGCATTTGAACAAGTGCTGGATGATTATTTTTTCAGTAAATCTTTGCGCCCGGCTACGGAGTGGAGCTACAGGAAGGTAGTCAGATCATTCATTTCCTTTAGCGGTGAAGGTATTTCACCTGAGCAGGTTGATAAAACGCTGGTTTTAACGTGGCGCCGAAAAATTATCCATGAGGAAGGACTGAGCAGAACGACCTGGAATAATAAAGTGACTCATATGCGCGCTATATTTAATCACGCCATCGTTAATGGGCTTGTAACGATGAGGGAAAATCCTTTCAACGGGGTAATTACCCGACCCGATGTCAAACGCAAAAAAACACTGACTGATGTGCAGATGAATAAAATTTATCTGCACATGCAGGCGAGGGAAGAGGATGAACGGACTGGTATGATGGAGTTAAGAAAAAGCGCCTTACGGCCAGCATGGTTCTGGTTAACGGTACTGGATGCATTGCGGAGAACAGGGATGCGCCAGAACCAGCTGCTGCACATTCGCCTGGAGGATGTAAATTTTGAGCACCGATGGATTAATCTCCGGCCTGAGGGTTCCAAGAACCATAAGGAACACCGGGTTCCGATTACTGAAAACCTACGACCCAGACTTGAAAGGCTCTATAACCTTTCCCTTGAGCGTGGCGCGAAGATGCAGGATCAGTTGTTTAATCTTTCTCGCTTTGATGGCCGGAAGAATGAAATCAGCAGCAACATGGATTATCCGCCGTTGCGCGCGTTTTTCAGACGACTTTCACGAGAATGCGGTTTTACAGTCAGCCCGCACAGATTCCGACACACCATCGCGACTAACCTGATGCGTTTGCCGGATCGTAATCTGAAGATGGCACAGGACCTGCTGGGTCATTCAACGCCGGCGGTCACGCTGGAGTATGTTGAAAGTGACCTGGATAAGGTCCGGGACATGCTGGAGGAGCTGGATGCGGCATAA
- the mltC gene encoding membrane-bound lytic murein transglycosylase MltC yields MKKFLALAVIAPLLISCSSSTKKGDSYNEAWVKDTNGFDILMGQFAHNIENLWGYQEVLIAGPKDYVKYTDQYQTRSHINFDDGTITVETIAGTEPAAHLRRAIIKTLLMGDDPTTVDLYSDVDDIQISREPFLYGQVLDHTGQPIRWEGRATNFADYLLQTRMKSRSNGIRMIFSVTINLVPNHLDKRAHKYLGMVRKASHKYGIDESLILAIMQTESSFNPYAVSRSDALGLMQVVQHTAGKDVYRSQGRSGTPSRSELFDPASNIDTGTAYLAMLNNVYLGGIDNPTSRRYAVITAYNGGAGSVLRVFSSDKVQAANIINSMTPGDVYQTLTTRHPSSESRRYLYKVNSAQKTYRRN; encoded by the coding sequence ATGAAAAAATTTCTCGCGCTTGCCGTTATTGCGCCGTTGCTCATCTCCTGTTCCAGCTCGACCAAAAAAGGCGATTCTTATAACGAAGCCTGGGTCAAGGATACCAACGGTTTTGACATTCTCATGGGGCAGTTTGCCCACAACATTGAAAATCTGTGGGGTTATCAGGAAGTGCTGATCGCCGGTCCGAAAGACTACGTGAAGTACACCGATCAGTATCAGACCCGCAGCCATATCAACTTTGACGACGGGACCATTACCGTTGAGACCATCGCCGGGACGGAGCCTGCGGCGCATTTACGTCGCGCCATCATTAAAACGCTGCTGATGGGTGATGATCCCACCACCGTCGACCTCTACTCTGACGTCGATGACATTCAGATCTCCAGAGAACCGTTCCTGTACGGCCAGGTGCTCGATCACACGGGGCAACCGATCCGCTGGGAAGGCCGGGCGACGAACTTCGCCGATTACCTGCTGCAAACGCGGATGAAAAGCCGCAGTAACGGGATCCGCATGATTTTCAGCGTGACCATTAACCTGGTGCCGAACCACCTGGATAAACGTGCGCATAAATACCTCGGCATGGTGCGCAAGGCGTCCCATAAATATGGCATTGATGAGTCGTTGATTCTGGCGATTATGCAGACGGAATCGTCATTCAACCCGTACGCCGTGAGTCGTTCCGATGCGCTGGGTCTGATGCAGGTCGTTCAGCATACCGCTGGCAAAGACGTTTATCGTTCGCAGGGCCGCTCCGGTACGCCGAGCCGCAGTGAACTGTTCGATCCGGCCAGCAATATTGATACAGGCACCGCGTATCTGGCGATGCTCAATAATGTCTATCTGGGCGGAATCGATAACCCCACCTCGCGACGCTATGCGGTAATTACCGCTTACAACGGCGGGGCGGGCAGCGTACTGCGCGTCTTCTCCAGTGATAAAGTGCAGGCCGCGAATATCATCAACAGCATGACGCCAGGGGATGTGTACCAGACGTTAACTACGCGTCACCCCTCTTCTGAATCGCGCCGCTACCTGTATAAAGTCAATTCCGCACAAAAGACCTACCGCCGGAACTGA
- the ansB gene encoding L-asparaginase 2, translating into MEFFRKTVLAALVMGFSGAALALPNVTILATGGTIAGGGDSATKSNYTAGKVGVENLVRAVPQLKDIANVKGEQVVNIGSQDMNDDVWLTLAKKINTECDSTDGFVITHGTDTMEETAYFLDLTVKCNKPVVLVGAMRPSTGMSADGPFNLYNAVVTAADKASANRGVLVVMNDTVLDGRDVTKTNTTDVATFKSVNYGPLGYIHNGKIDYQRMPARKHTTSTPFDVSKLNALPKVGIIYNYANASDLPAKALVDAGYDGIVSAGVGNGNLYKTVFDTLATAAHKGTVVVRSSRVPTGSTTQDAEIDDAKYGFVASGSLNPQKARVLLQLALTQTKDPKQIQTMFNQY; encoded by the coding sequence ATGGAGTTTTTCAGGAAAACGGTACTTGCTGCACTGGTTATGGGTTTCAGCGGTGCTGCGCTCGCCTTACCGAACGTTACTATTTTAGCGACCGGCGGGACCATTGCTGGCGGCGGTGACTCTGCAACCAAATCCAACTATACGGCGGGTAAGGTCGGCGTAGAGAATCTGGTCAGAGCCGTACCGCAGCTTAAGGATATCGCTAACGTTAAAGGCGAGCAGGTCGTCAATATTGGTTCACAGGATATGAACGACGACGTCTGGCTCACTCTCGCGAAGAAGATCAATACCGAGTGTGACAGCACCGACGGTTTCGTGATTACCCACGGTACTGACACGATGGAAGAGACCGCTTACTTCCTTGACCTGACCGTTAAATGCAACAAGCCGGTGGTGTTGGTCGGCGCGATGCGTCCGTCCACAGGAATGAGCGCGGACGGTCCGTTCAACCTCTATAACGCCGTGGTAACGGCGGCGGATAAAGCCTCTGCCAATCGTGGCGTGCTGGTGGTGATGAACGACACCGTGCTTGACGGTCGCGACGTGACCAAAACCAACACGACGGATGTGGCGACCTTCAAATCCGTAAACTACGGACCGCTGGGCTACATTCATAACGGCAAAATCGACTATCAGCGTATGCCTGCGCGTAAGCACACCACCTCCACGCCATTCGACGTTTCTAAACTGAACGCGCTGCCGAAAGTCGGTATCATCTATAACTACGCGAATGCGTCAGATCTTCCGGCAAAAGCGCTGGTGGATGCGGGTTATGATGGGATTGTGAGCGCCGGTGTGGGTAACGGCAACCTGTACAAAACCGTCTTCGATACGCTGGCGACCGCTGCGCATAAAGGGACGGTTGTGGTGCGCTCTTCCCGCGTACCGACCGGCTCAACCACTCAGGATGCTGAAATCGATGATGCGAAGTACGGTTTCGTTGCCTCTGGTTCTCTGAACCCGCAGAAGGCCCGCGTACTGCTGCAACTGGCGTTGACCCAGACCAAAGATCCGAAACAGATCCAGACGATGTTTAATCAGTATTAA
- a CDS encoding DUF554 domain-containing protein — translation MVIGPFINASAVLVGGVIGALLSQRLPERIRVSMTSIFGLASLGIGILLVVKCANLPVMVLATLVGALIGEFCYLEKGINNAVAKAQTLFMRPGKKQPHESFIQNYVAIIVLFCASGTGIFGAMREGMTGDPSILIAKSFLDFFTAMIFACSLGIAVSAISAPMLLIQLSLATCAALILPLTTPAMMADFSSVGGLLLVATGLRICGIKMFAVVNMLPALILAMPLSAAWTMYFA, via the coding sequence GTGGTAATCGGACCTTTTATTAACGCCAGCGCCGTTTTGGTGGGTGGCGTTATTGGTGCTCTTCTTAGCCAACGTTTACCGGAACGGATTCGTGTCTCAATGACCTCTATTTTCGGTCTTGCGTCACTTGGCATTGGTATCTTACTGGTGGTCAAATGTGCCAACCTTCCGGTTATGGTGCTGGCAACGCTGGTCGGTGCGTTAATTGGTGAGTTTTGCTATCTGGAAAAGGGGATCAACAACGCCGTCGCGAAAGCGCAAACGCTCTTTATGCGGCCGGGTAAAAAGCAGCCCCATGAATCGTTTATCCAGAACTATGTCGCCATTATTGTTCTTTTCTGCGCCAGTGGTACGGGGATTTTTGGGGCGATGCGCGAAGGGATGACCGGCGATCCGAGTATCCTGATTGCTAAATCCTTCCTCGATTTCTTTACCGCCATGATTTTCGCCTGCTCGCTCGGTATCGCCGTTTCGGCTATCTCGGCCCCGATGCTGCTCATCCAGCTTTCACTGGCCACCTGCGCGGCGCTCATTTTGCCGCTCACCACCCCCGCGATGATGGCCGATTTCAGTTCGGTCGGGGGATTGCTGCTGGTCGCCACCGGTTTACGCATCTGCGGAATCAAAATGTTTGCCGTGGTCAATATGCTCCCGGCGCTGATCCTCGCCATGCCGCTTTCCGCCGCCTGGACTATGTATTTCGCTTGA
- the trmB gene encoding tRNA (guanosine(46)-N7)-methyltransferase TrmB, with protein sequence MKNDVISPEFDENGRPLRRIRSFVRRQGRLTKGQEHALENYWPVMGVEFSEEPVDFATLFGREAPVTLEIGFGMGASLVAMAKARAEQNFLGIEVHSPGVGACLASAHEEGVENLRVMCHDAVEVLHKMIPDNSLSMVQLFFPDPWHKARHNKRRIVQVPFAELVKSKLKLGGVFHMATDWEAYAEHMLEVMSSIDGYKNLSESNDYVPRPPSRPVTKFEQRGHRLGHGVWDLMFERVK encoded by the coding sequence ATGAAAAACGACGTCATCTCACCGGAATTTGATGAAAACGGCCGTCCACTGCGCCGGATTCGTAGTTTTGTTCGTCGCCAGGGGCGACTGACCAAAGGGCAGGAGCACGCGCTGGAAAACTACTGGCCGGTGATGGGCGTTGAGTTCAGCGAAGAACCTGTGGATTTCGCGACGTTGTTTGGCCGTGAAGCGCCGGTCACGCTTGAGATTGGCTTCGGTATGGGAGCCTCTCTGGTGGCAATGGCGAAAGCACGTGCAGAGCAAAATTTCCTCGGCATTGAAGTTCACTCGCCGGGTGTAGGCGCTTGTCTGGCGTCGGCCCATGAAGAGGGCGTTGAGAACCTGCGCGTGATGTGCCATGACGCGGTCGAAGTGCTGCATAAAATGATTCCTGACAATTCTTTATCGATGGTTCAGCTCTTTTTCCCTGACCCGTGGCACAAAGCGCGTCATAATAAACGCCGTATCGTTCAGGTGCCGTTTGCTGAGCTTGTCAAAAGCAAACTGAAGCTGGGCGGCGTGTTCCACATGGCGACCGACTGGGAAGCTTATGCGGAGCACATGCTTGAAGTGATGTCCTCCATTGACGGGTATAAAAACCTGTCAGAGAGCAACGATTATGTACCGCGCCCACCATCGCGCCCGGTAACCAAATTTGAACAACGTGGCCATCGTCTTGGCCACGGCGTATGGGACTTAATGTTCGAGAGGGTGAAATAA
- a CDS encoding oxidative damage protection protein has translation MSRTIFCTFLQREAEGQDFQLYPGDLGKRIYNEISKEAWAQWQHKQTMLINEKKLNMMNVEHRKLLEQEMINFLFEGKDVHIEGYTPEGK, from the coding sequence ATGAGCAGAACGATTTTTTGCACTTTCCTGCAGCGTGAAGCAGAGGGACAGGATTTCCAGCTTTACCCGGGCGACCTGGGGAAACGCATTTATAACGAGATTTCAAAAGAAGCGTGGGCGCAGTGGCAGCATAAGCAGACCATGCTGATCAATGAAAAGAAACTCAATATGATGAACGTCGAGCACCGCAAACTGCTGGAACAGGAGATGATCAACTTCCTGTTTGAAGGTAAAGACGTGCATATCGAAGGTTATACGCCGGAAGGTAAATAA